The nucleotide sequence CGTAGTATTCGAGGCGGGAGCTGATGCCGAAGCGGGCCCGTAGCGGCGAGGTGAGCATGCCCGAGCGGGTGGTCGCGCCAATCAGCGTAAACGGCGACAACGAAATCTGCACCGACCGCGCATTCGGGCCCGAATCGAGCATGATGTCGATGCGGTAGTCCTCCATGGCCGAGTACAAATACTCTTCCACCACGGGGTTTAGGCGGTGGATTTCGTCGATGAACAGCACGTCGTGCGGCTCCAGATTGGTGAGCAGGCCGGCCAGGTCGGAGGGCTTGTCGAGCACCGGGCCGCTGGTCATTTTAATGCCAGCCTGCAGCTCGTTGGCAATGATGTGCGAGAGGGTGGTTTTGCCGAGGCCGGGAGGGCCGTGCAGCAGCACGTGGTCGAGGGCGTCGCCGCGGCGGCGGGCGGCGGCCACAAACACCTTTAGGTTTTCGACCACCTTATCCTGGCCCGCGAAGTCGTCGAAGGAAAGCGGCCGCAGCGCCTTGTCAATGTCTTTTTCGGTGGCGTCCATGTGGTCGGCGCCGCCGGTGAGAAATGGTTCGCGCATAGGGCGGAAAGTGAAAGTTGATAGCAGCAAGGTAACACCGGCATCGGGCAGATTGTGCCCTTTTTAGCAAAAAAATAGTCCGGCGCTATTATCTGCTAATTTCACTAGCAAAACCCCGCCTATGCCGGCTGCCTGAAGCCGGTTGGAAGGCATCTGCGCGGCGTGCTGCCTACCTTTGTGTTCTTCCGCACGCTGCCTTATGCCTACGCCTTCCGCCCCCCACGACTGGCTGCACGCCATTCCCACCGACTTCTACGACCAGCTGGCGCACTGCCTTTCCCTGCACGGCATGGCCTGCGCCGAGCTGCTGAGCCGCCCGCAGGATGCGCCGCTGCTGCAGCTCATGGCCCTCACCGGCCTCAATACCCTGCGCGTAGCCGAGCTGAACGCCATTGCCAGCCACGAGCAGCTGCTGCAGGCGCTAGAACAGCAGCCCCGCGCCCTCTACGACTTGCTGCTGCTGGGCCGCCTCACCCTCGATACCAGCCTGGCCACGCCCGTGCTGCAGTATGTGCAGCGCCAGATGGCCATTGAACCCGAGCAGGTGCAGGCGCTGAAAACCTATTGCCTGGAGCTGAGCGGCGCTTTTCTGGCGCTGCTGGAAGAGCACCTGCCGGCCACGCCTTCGCTGGGGCTGCACCGGCTGAGCGTGGAGGAAGCATTTGTGCACTACTTGGCCGCCCACCCGGCTCCGGCGCCGCCGGCAGCCACGGTGCGCTTCTCGGAGCCGCAGCTGCAGATGATGCGGCTGGCCTTGCTGCTGGTGCACTCGCTGCCCGAAGCTGGCGAGCATCCGTTCCTGACCGCCGTGGCCGACCTAGAAGACCTGCGCCCGGCCGCGCTGGAGCCTATGATAGCACGCCTGAGCACGCTGGAGCCCGGCGAAGAATTGGCGCTGAGCATGCCGGAGCTGGTGCAGCTCTACCAGGCCATGCAGGTGTGCGGCATGGTGTTCGTGAGCGAGGTGCTGGAAAAAGTGGGCCTGGGCAGCGTATTCCCCACCGTGGCACCCGAAGAAGTGGCCGCCTCCGCGCCCGCCACCACCGAACCCAGCGGCCGGCAGGCCGTGGGCGAGATGGTGAGCGGCTTCACGCGCTGGGTGCAGCACACGTTCCCGCAGGAGCCGGCGCTGCACAAGGCCCGCGAGCAGGTGCTGGCCCTGGCCGATTCTCTTTAGGGATTAAGGATTGGGGATGAGGGTATGGGGATTAGACCGTTAGGTACAGAAATCGGCCTGCGTGTTGTAGAGACGCAATATTTTGCGTCTCGTCGTTGAACGACCGGCACCGCGCAGATCAAACAACATCAGCAACCACGAGACGCAAAATATTGCGTCTCTACAGCAACCAACCCCCTAATCCCTAACGACCATTTACCGCGGCATCAGCACTTCGATTTCCAGGTGCAGCCACTCGTCTTCCCAGGCTTTGTGGGTGAGGCGGCCGGTCAGGGGGAAGCCGGCGTCGAGCATGCGGGCGACGGTTTCGTTGTGGCCCTCGGGCAGGTAGCCTAGCCAGAACGGCTCGGCGCCTTCGGTCAGCACTTTCACGGCCCAGTCGTCGTAGGCGCTGTCGGCTTCGCGCTGCAGGGCCAGGCGCTGGCCGGCTTTCAGCTGGGGCTCGAACTCACGCAGGCCGGGGCGGTGGGTGGTGCCGGCTACCAGGCATTCAAGCAGAATCAGGGAATCGGAGGTTTTGGGCATGGAGGAGAGCCGTAATGAGGCAGTAAAATACACAGCAAAATAGTTTTACGCCGTCAGGCCGACAATTCGGGCGCTGCTCACCGGGCTTGCCGCCACCGCGCGGCGCGTGCTTGACTGTACCTGGCCGCCTGTCCTGCGCGTAGAATCCTGCCCGGCGCGCTGGGTGCCGCCGCCGCCCTGCCTGGCTGGCCGCTACCCGCCGGCGCGGCGCGGGCTTCATTCCCCTATCAGAAGCGTTATTTTTGCGGCCCATGTATAGCAAAACTGAAGTAACACAGCTCCGCCAGGCTTTCTGGACCACTTTCGGCCAGTATATGGCGCCCGTGCCTTCCGCCGAGGGCGTGCCCACCAACTGGATCAACTACAAAACCGGCCTCAAGCACGTGCACTTCCGCCTGCACGCCGACGCCCGCCACGCCACCATAGCCATCGAGCTGACGCACCCGGACGCCGGGGTGCGGGAGCTGTTCTTTGAGCAGTTGCGCGAGTTAAAAACGATGCTGCAGGAGGCCGTGGGTGAGCCCTGGCGCTGGGAAGCCGACACCACCGATGCCAACGGTCAGCCCCTGAGCCGCGTGTTCACCGAGCTGACGCCCGTCAACCTGTTCAGCCGCGACGACTGGCCCGCCCTGATTTCGTTCTTCAAGCCCCGCCTGATTGCCCTGGACGAGTTCTGGAGCACCGGCCAGTATGCCTTCGACGAGCTGCGGTAAGGTTTTTGAACGGCGGGTAGCATGAAAAAATCTATCCTCTATCTGCTCGCACTACTGGCCATATGTAGCAGCCTAGCATTCCACCCCAAGCCAACCTCCGAGGAGGGCTATATGCTGCTGATGCTGCACACCGGGGGCCGTCCTACGCTGGTTTCCATCTCCCCCACCGGGGAGCAGCACGAATACCCGTTAATCAAAAAGACCAAAGGGTCGCATGATTATCACGCGCAGATTATATTGAAAATCAACGAGTTGCGGCAGCAAGGCTGGACCGTAGTACAAATGCAAACCACCGAATCCGTAGTTCCGGATCTGCAACACCCACTGCTGAGACCGGATAAGCTCAATACGCTCACATTTCTGCTGGAAAAACGGTAAGCTTTGGTAATTCCAACTTGACTCCGGGTTGTATTTATCAATTGGGAGTTTAGTTGGCATTCTCAATCCATGCCCAAGTCGTTGGTGAAGCTGTCGGTTAGCCGGATTTCGGGCACCGGCACGCCGCACCGGTCGCTGGTGAGGCCGACGACGGCCCGCTGCACCTCGTAGAGCGTAGCGGGTTGTGGCAGCAGCAGCTGGTAGTTCTGGGCCAGCAGCCACTCCGTGAGGTCGGCGACGATGCTTTGGGCCCAGTCGGGTGAAAGTGGCGGCGGCGTGGGGGGCGCTGCCGCAGTCCCGAACAGGCGCTGCCACCAGCCCGGCAGACGGGGCTGCCAGCTGGCCTGCGGCAAATCGGGCATCTGCAGCTGCAGGCAGGCGGCCAGCTCCTGGGCTCGCGCTTTGTTGGCGCCCAGCAGCTCCAGTTGGGTGAGCAGTGTGGCCTCGGTGGGGGCCGGGTGGCGCGGAGACAGGCACGCCAGCAGGCGCGCGAGCAACTGGTAGTACACTGCCGTGCGCGCCGGGTCGGTGGGCAGTCCTTTCAGGTGGGCGATGGCCGCCGCGGCCTGCTCCACGGTGCCGATTGTTTCCGCCATCTGGTTCGGGATGGCCAGCTGAAAATGTTCCTCAAAAGCAACGACGAGTTCAACGGTATCGAGGCCCATAAACGAATGTCTGGCTACTAACTCACCCAACTATTCAACAACCACGCTATGCGCCACTTGCCCTGGTGGCGCTTCAGCACCCACGTATCGCCACCGCCGCACAGGCCACGGCAGTTGGTGGTGACGCCCACAATCACCGTCTTGCCGTCGCGGGAAAAGAGTGGGCAAGTCAGGTAGGATATTTCCTCCAACAGGTACTGAGCGTAAAGCTTTTTCCAGAACTTATCCAGGTATTTTTCCCGCGTCCTCAGCGCCCGGAGCGTATCAGCCGGAATAACTCGATGGTTGGGCAGGAACCGTTGTTCCAGCCCAAACCCGGCGGAATACTTCATTTGCAGCCGCATATACGCAGTATCAGCCGGAGCCAACAGGCGGCGGTTGCATAGCTCCTGCAATGTCCAGCCATCTTCCTGAGCAGCGTAGCGATACGGGAAATACCCTACCGCCGGGGTAAGGCTGTGCTCTACCAGTGTTCGACTGATGTAGAAATCGGCGTGCGCCATGCCTTCGGGCAGTATACCGGAGCTGGACTGCGCCAGCAGCTCCCGCACAAACCCATACAGTACGCTGTCGGACACCAGCAGGCGCGGCGCCCCCCACTGCCGCTCCGGCTTTAGCTCCGGCGGCGGCGGATACGCCACCCGCACATACACCGCGCAAAACACGGCCCCCAGCAACAGGGCAGCACCAAAGAAACGACGGGTATCGGCTTGCATAGTCGAGTAGATAACAAATAAAAAACGGCCGCTCTGCTTCCAGAACGGCCGTTTGAAGATACGGGGGCAGACGCTTACTTGAACGCCTGAATGCCGGTAATATCGGCACCGGTGATGAGCAGGTGGATATCGTGGGTGCCTTCGTAGGTCACCACCGACTCCAGGTTCATCATGTGGCGCATGATGGGGTACTCGCCGGTGATGCCCATGCCGCCATGAATCTGGCGGGCTTCGCGGGCAATGTGCAGGGCAATTTCCACGGAGTTGCGCTTGGCCATCGAAATCTGAGCCGAGGTGGCCTTGCCTTCGTTTTTGAGCACCCCGAGGCGCCACACCAGCAGCTGGGCCTTGGTGATTTCGGTCAGCATTTCGGCCAGCTTCTTCTGTTGCAGCTGGAAGCCGCCAATCGGCTTGCCGAACTGCTCGCGCTCCAGCGAGTACTTCAGCGCCGACTCGTAGCAGTCGATGGCGGCCCCAATGGCGCCCCAGGCAATGCCGAAGCGGGCCGAGTCGAGGCAGGAGAGCGGGCCGCGGAGGCCGTCGATGTTGGGCAGCAGGTTTTCCTTCGGGATTTTCACGTTGTCGAACACCAGCTCGCCGGTGGTGCTGGCGCGCAGGCTCCACTTGTTGTGGATTTCGGGGGTAGTGAAGCCTTCCATGCCGCGTTCCACGATGACGCCCTTGATGCGGCCGTTTTCGTCTTTGGCCCACACCACCGCTACCTGGCACTCGGGCGAGTTGCTGATCCAGAGCTTGGCCCCGTTCAGCAGGTAGTAGTCGCCCATGTCCTTGATGTTGGTGGTCATGCCGCCGGGGTTGGAGCCGTGGTCGGGCTCCGTGAGGCCGAAGCAGCCCAGCCACTCGCCGGAGGCCAGCTTGGGCAGGAACTTCTTGCGCTGCTCTTCCGAGCCGTAGGCGTAAATCGGGAACATTACCAGGGAGCCCTGCACCGAGGCCGTGGAGCGCATGCCGGAGTCGCCGCGCTCAATTTCCTGCATAATCAGGCCATAGCTGATGTAGTCGAGGCCGCCACCGCCGTACTCGGTGGGAATGGTGGGCCCGAACGCGCCCACGTCGCCGAACTTGCGCACGATTTCCGACGGGAAGTGCGCGTCCTGCGCCCACTTCTCGATGCTGGGGCTGATTTCCTTTTTAACGAAGTCGCGGATGCTTTGGCGGATGAGCTTGTGCTCCTCGGTCAGCAGGCCGTCGAGGTCGAAATAATCGGTGAAGCCGGCGGCGTTGGTGGAGCCGTGCGCTTTGGCCGCTTTGGCCTGGGGCGAGAGAACGTCAGCTTGCGAAGACATGAGGTAAGGATTGGGTGGGAATCAGATTCAAAGATACAGAATCTGCCAGGTTGGCCGACGAAAACCGTCTGTCATCCTGAGCCGAGCGAAAGACCTTGTGGCGGTTGAACAACCGATGCCACTGCAACATGTTCTGGCGTGGTAAGGTCCTTCGCTCGGCTCAGGATGACAGGCAATTACCCGATAACACCCTACAGCTTCACGCCCACCGACACCAGGAAGTTGCGCGTGGCCTGCGGGTAGTACCAGTTGAAGGTATCGAGGCCGCCGCTGGCGCCGGGGTAGCTGTAGGTGTAGCCGTTGGCCACGTACTCGCGGTTGAGCACGTTGTTCACCAGCAGGCCCAACTCAATCTCCTTCACAAACTGCGGCCGGAGGGCGTAGCGCACCCGGAAATCGAGCACCTGGTAGGGCTTGATGCTGCGGTTGAGGCTCTCGGAGTTGTCGAGGTACTGGCGGCTCACGGTTTTGTAAAGCAGCGCCAGGCGCAGCCCTTTCAGCGGCTGCCCCTCCAGCGTGTGCGCCGACACCGCGCTTGGCGAGTAGGAAATGGTGCTGTTACGCGCGATGAACGTGCTGTCGGAGATTGGCTCCTGGTAGCCCCGGATGCGGTTCTGGCTGAGCGTGAGCGTGCTGCTAAGGCTGATTTTGTCGTTGGCCGACAGAAAACCGGTCAATTCCACACCGCGGCGGTAGCTGCGGGCCACGTTGGTGCGCAACGGCGTGCCCACATCGTTCAGCTGCCCAATGGATACCAGCTGGTTGCGGTAGTTCATGTAGAATAAGTTAGCCTCCAGCCGCGCCACGGCCCGGGTGCCCAGCACGCTGGCGTTGGGCAGGCTGAGGCGGTAGCCGCCTTCCAGATCAGTCAGGCGCTCGGATTTGGGGACGGCGTCGGCCGCAATCCGGTCGGTGAAGTCGGAGCGCACGGGCTCGCGCTGGCCCACCGCGAAGCTGGCGTAGAGCTGCTGGCCCTCGGCCAGCGTGAGGGTGGCGCCGGCTTTGGGGTTGAAGAACGTATAGCGGGCGCGGGTGCGCACGTCCACCACGCCGCGCACGGCGCTGGGGTCGTCGGGCTTGTGCTCGGTGCCATCAATAGCGTACTCGATGTGGCGCAGTTGCAGGTCGCCGTAGACGCCCAGCTGGGGCAGCACCTGCCAGGTGGCGCGGGCGTAGCCGTTGTAGTCAGTCTTAACGGCGTTGTTGAAGTAGTAGCGCTGCCGGATGGCGCCGTTGGAGGCATACTGCGCCCAGATGATTTCGCCGTAATGGTCGCCGTCGTAACGGTTCCAGACGCCGCCCAGCGTGGCCTGCAGCCGGTCGTCGGCCTTGGGCTGGTAGTTGAGGGCGAAGGTGCCGCCGTAGAAATAGTTGTCCAGCCACTTGCGGTCAATCAGGTCGGTGCGCGTGAGCGTCTGGTTCCCAATTACCACGTTGTCGAGGCCGTAGTTGAGGAAGCGGCGGCGGGCCCGGTAGCTTTCGTAGTAGCCGAAGCCGCGGGTGAGGTGCAGGGCCCCGCCCAGGTTCCAGTCCTGGCCCAGTCCCTGCGAGAGGTGCAGCTGGTAGTGGTTTTGCTGGTAGTTGTCGGTCTGGTTATCGTAGGTGTAGGAGCTGTAGCGGCGGCCTTCCTGGCGGACCCGCACGGCATCGGCTTCAGTCAGTTCGCCGTTGTCGATGTAGTTCTGCAGCAGCGTTTGGTCGCCGGTGAGGGCGGGCTCGGGCACGCCGTTCCAGGCCTGGTAGGTTTTCTCGCGGCCTGAGAAGGTGATGAACTTGAGCAGCGTATTGGCCTGCTGGTAGCCGGCCGCGAAGTAGTACGACTTCAAATCCGACGACGCCCGGTTCATGTAGCCATCAGACTTGATGCGAGACAACCGGCCGTCCAGCGTGAAGTGCCCGCTCACCAGCCCGGTGCCAAACTGCACCGTGTTTTTCACCGTGCCGAAGGAGCCGACGCTGTTCTGGGTTTCGCCGTAGGCCTCGCGGCGGTTGTCGAGGGTGCTGATGTTCACGCTGGCCCCGAAGGCCGCGCCGCCGTTCTGGCTGGTGCCCACGCCGCGCTGCACCTGCAGGCTGCTTACCGACGAGGCCAGGTCGGGCAGGTTCACCAGAAACGCCCCGCGCGACTCGGCATCGTTCAGCGGCACCCCGTTGATGGTCATGTTGATGCCCGTGGTGCTCGTGCCCCGGATGCGGATATCGGTGTAGCCTACGCCCGCGCCGGCATCGGAGGTCACCACCACGGAAGGCGTCTGGTCGAGCAGGTAGGGCAAATCCTGGCCGAAATTGCGCTTGGCCAGGTCTTCTTTGCTGAGGTTGGTATAGGCCGTGGCCGTGCGCTCGTTGGCGCGGCTGGCCGTCACGAGGGCCTCGCCGGTGAGCACGCCGCCAGGCTGCAGCGCGGCCGTCAGGCGCTGGGCCTCGGCCTGGCCCTGCAGCGGCCGCACCAGCGGCTCGTAGCCCACAAACGTGATGCGCAGCTCGTGCGCGCCGGCCGCTACGGCCGGGATGGTGAAGGTGCCCGCCGCGTCGGTGGCGGCGCTGGCCGCGCCGTCGAGCAGGATGGTGGCGCCGGGCAGCGGCGTGCCCGTCTGGGCATCGGTAAGCGTGCCGGACACGGGGCCTTGCGCCCATGCCGGACCGGACAGCGCCAGAAGCGCTACGCCGGTGGGTAGAAGATTTTTCAACAGTGAAAACTGGAAAAAGTGGAACGGACCGGGCCCCAGGGGTCGGGGCCTTCGGCTTGTCGCTCGCGGATCGTTTGTTCCCTTCGCCGGCATTACCCGGACAGGTTCAATGGGTATGATCTCAGCCGCGCACCACTCCCGGTACGGGGCACCCCTAAACTATGCCGCAAAGGTACGCGGGCATTCGGCTTTTGCAGCAATACCGGGCATTTTTCGCGGTTTCGGCCGCCGCTCCTGCTCTCAGGCACCACTGCCGGGGCGCATGGCAGGCACGGGCCGGGTACTTTCGTTTTGATTGATTATCAGTTAACTTAGAAAGACCATCGCCCGCCAAAATCCCCGCATTTTCTAAAACAACCGCCCCGCACGCCCCGTTACTTAGTAGGCGGTACCCAGTGAGGCCGCCCGTTCGTTTTTCAGCTCTCCCAGCCATGACTCCCCTTGTCTACCTGCTGCTGTTTCTGGCTCTAGCCATCTATTTCGTCGTGATTCCGCGGCGCCGCTTCCCCAGTCCGCCCCACCCCGACAACGACGACGAAGGCGGCGAACCACTCGACGACGGCCTGCCCGACCTGGACCTGCCCCCCGGCATCACGCGCCCCATCAACGACTGGGAGCCTGACTACAACCGCCGCCCCCAAACGCCCGTGCGCCCCACCGAGCCGCTGATGGTATAAAGCGGATGGGCTGATGATACAATACTAGAGCTAGTTCCCTTCCTTGGAAAATGTCGCGCATCGAGCGAGTGTGGGTTAGGGGTGGTTGATGGACGTCAGATCGATTCTAGGATCTACTTCTAGTTGACGTTCCAGCGCAAGGTCAACCACCCCTAGCCCACACTCGCTCGATGCGCGACATTTTCCAAGGAGGGAAACTAGTTTTTAGCTTTAAACCGCACTACAGTTCCACCCCCATCCGCACGTACGGAATGTCGCCCTTGTAAAACACGGCGCCTTCGGGCTGCAGGT is from Hymenobacter yonginensis and encodes:
- the ruvB gene encoding Holliday junction branch migration DNA helicase RuvB — encoded protein: MREPFLTGGADHMDATEKDIDKALRPLSFDDFAGQDKVVENLKVFVAAARRRGDALDHVLLHGPPGLGKTTLSHIIANELQAGIKMTSGPVLDKPSDLAGLLTNLEPHDVLFIDEIHRLNPVVEEYLYSAMEDYRIDIMLDSGPNARSVQISLSPFTLIGATTRSGMLTSPLRARFGISSRLEYYDSKLLTSIVQRSAEILGTPIYEDAAYEIARRSRGTPRIANNLLRRTRDFAQVKGDGSITMDIAQFALNALDVDARGLDDMDKRILTTIIDKFKGGPVGISTIATACGEEGETIEEVYEPFLIQEGYIKRTSRGREATEAAYLHLGRAMPQHLRGNTGELFS
- a CDS encoding HIRAN domain-containing protein; translated protein: MPKTSDSLILLECLVAGTTHRPGLREFEPQLKAGQRLALQREADSAYDDWAVKVLTEGAEPFWLGYLPEGHNETVARMLDAGFPLTGRLTHKAWEDEWLHLEIEVLMPR
- a CDS encoding DUF4268 domain-containing protein translates to MYSKTEVTQLRQAFWTTFGQYMAPVPSAEGVPTNWINYKTGLKHVHFRLHADARHATIAIELTHPDAGVRELFFEQLRELKTMLQEAVGEPWRWEADTTDANGQPLSRVFTELTPVNLFSRDDWPALISFFKPRLIALDEFWSTGQYAFDELR
- a CDS encoding acyl-CoA dehydrogenase family protein yields the protein MSSQADVLSPQAKAAKAHGSTNAAGFTDYFDLDGLLTEEHKLIRQSIRDFVKKEISPSIEKWAQDAHFPSEIVRKFGDVGAFGPTIPTEYGGGGLDYISYGLIMQEIERGDSGMRSTASVQGSLVMFPIYAYGSEEQRKKFLPKLASGEWLGCFGLTEPDHGSNPGGMTTNIKDMGDYYLLNGAKLWISNSPECQVAVVWAKDENGRIKGVIVERGMEGFTTPEIHNKWSLRASTTGELVFDNVKIPKENLLPNIDGLRGPLSCLDSARFGIAWGAIGAAIDCYESALKYSLEREQFGKPIGGFQLQQKKLAEMLTEITKAQLLVWRLGVLKNEGKATSAQISMAKRNSVEIALHIAREARQIHGGMGITGEYPIMRHMMNLESVVTYEGTHDIHLLITGADITGIQAFK
- a CDS encoding TonB-dependent receptor translates to MKNLLPTGVALLALSGPAWAQGPVSGTLTDAQTGTPLPGATILLDGAASAATDAAGTFTIPAVAAGAHELRITFVGYEPLVRPLQGQAEAQRLTAALQPGGVLTGEALVTASRANERTATAYTNLSKEDLAKRNFGQDLPYLLDQTPSVVVTSDAGAGVGYTDIRIRGTSTTGINMTINGVPLNDAESRGAFLVNLPDLASSVSSLQVQRGVGTSQNGGAAFGASVNISTLDNRREAYGETQNSVGSFGTVKNTVQFGTGLVSGHFTLDGRLSRIKSDGYMNRASSDLKSYYFAAGYQQANTLLKFITFSGREKTYQAWNGVPEPALTGDQTLLQNYIDNGELTEADAVRVRQEGRRYSSYTYDNQTDNYQQNHYQLHLSQGLGQDWNLGGALHLTRGFGYYESYRARRRFLNYGLDNVVIGNQTLTRTDLIDRKWLDNYFYGGTFALNYQPKADDRLQATLGGVWNRYDGDHYGEIIWAQYASNGAIRQRYYFNNAVKTDYNGYARATWQVLPQLGVYGDLQLRHIEYAIDGTEHKPDDPSAVRGVVDVRTRARYTFFNPKAGATLTLAEGQQLYASFAVGQREPVRSDFTDRIAADAVPKSERLTDLEGGYRLSLPNASVLGTRAVARLEANLFYMNYRNQLVSIGQLNDVGTPLRTNVARSYRRGVELTGFLSANDKISLSSTLTLSQNRIRGYQEPISDSTFIARNSTISYSPSAVSAHTLEGQPLKGLRLALLYKTVSRQYLDNSESLNRSIKPYQVLDFRVRYALRPQFVKEIELGLLVNNVLNREYVANGYTYSYPGASGGLDTFNWYYPQATRNFLVSVGVKL